The sequence CTTTCttgacaaatttaaaaaaattcaagaatATGAAAGCCTTTAAATATTGACTGGTCTCTCCTCAAAAAATTGTTTCACTAGTGCGAATGGTCACGGACTACCAACGGTTAAGAAAGCcttaaacaaaatatttttttatatggcTGTAATAGCCACAATTTTTCATGACAAATGGCTGAAACTAACATAAGGATTTATAAAAGATggctattttaaaaatatatatttataagaTTGTGTATAAATAATTTgtagatttttataattatattatatttgtGATTGAAAACCAAACATAATGTATTTGATTTTAATGATCGTATTTATGTAATTAtgattaaatattatattttattataagttATAAAATGAGTTTTTGTTCTAAAAAGATGCTAGAGTCACTTTTATAAATAATAACATTTGAATAATAGTTAAAAAAGTGACATtttgataataaattaaaaagaagacaCATTAGTAAAAGAACCTATTGTAAGATAGTATTTAACTAAACGAATAATCTCGGCATACAAGCGATTAACagttacaagtcttacaagtcatTTACCCTCAAACGCGTCTTTCGTGGTATGTGTGTTTCACATGCCTCCTTAACAGACTTTTAAATAAATTAACGCGTGAATATATAACTTCCTTTTTTCAAAGGATTTCATTTCCTTTTTTGAATTTCTTGTCGTCTTCGTTCGATCTCATTCGTGcgtttctctttgccttttcattcGTTGTTTACGTGCATTTCTCACTGGTTTCTCCTTCATCATTTACGTGCATTTCTCTCTCTGTTTTTTGCTTTGTTTTTCTCGATTtttatggtttctgaaatcaagctttgaaattgttttgaagataatggatgattcaacttcaGATTGTCAGTTGAACCAGGGCAaagtggattttgaatttgaatcgaaTGAAGTTCTTGAGGTGTGATTTAGTTTCAGTTAATTATTAAATCTGAATTTGATGCAGTTAGTCATTTATGATTGTCTAGCTAAATAATgcgtgaacattgactgtgaaattaatgcgtgaacattgactgttaattgaatctaatgtactagttttgattaattttgtGCATTTTATACCAGACGTTTGGGTGTAGATCAGaactatttgggtgtattttagggaAGTTTGGGTGTATgtacagtttatggcttttttgaatattttagttgagttgttgtaGTTCGGGGATAGATCaggaatatttgggtgtattttagttgAATTGTTATGTTTTATGACGTGCAGAAACTCTATAGTATATCCTTGTTTTTAACATGGTGTATTTTGCAGCCCCTCTATGTTGTTAATGACCAGTTTGTTCCCAAGGTTGGAATGACTTTtaacacccttgaagatgctgcaaaATTTTACAAGGACTATGCAAAGGCTGTaagtttttctacaagagttcggagcacaaataagaagggaaaatggaaatctaaaatatctctgaCCGAGAAGGCAAATCCCACAGCTGGTTTAAATTgccctgcaagaatttatatacacgtaTTGAAGGATGTTGGTGTTTGGATCATTTTGAAGGTCgtgttgcatcattcacatcCTTACTGTCCCGATCAAGcacagatgctcaaacagcacagggagcTAAGCATGTCCGTGTGTCGtgcaatagagaataacgaggaagcCAGTATCAGACCTAGCAAAACTTTCCAATCATTTGTTGCAGCAGCCGGAGGTCAttgcgagttaaattttatcgaaaaagaCGTGAGGAGTTACATCACTAAATTAATGTTGTTTTATGAATCTGCtccagaggtgtatattggatgTTTTTTGGTGTATAAATCATTATTTGGGTGTATGTAATGATTTTAATTCTGTTATATATGTTGTTTTATGAATCTGCTGCAAAGGTGTATATTGGATTTTTTGGGTGTATAAAATCATTATTTGGGTGTATGTAATTATTTGAATTCTGTTTTCTcataatttgtttcaggtatactttggtttgtggttcttttgtcggggtgaatcaccacggtcagtcaacacttcttggatgtgctttgatgaaaaacgaagatattgaatcattcaaatggttatttcaatgttggcttcgttgcatgggaggaaatgctccAAAAGGgattctcaccgatcaatgcgcatcaatgaaaagggctatAGAGGTTTGTATGCCTACAACAATTtgccgttggtgtatttggcacatcatgaagaataTTCCTAGAAAATTAAACGGCTACAAGGGACACGTAGAAATCAAAcgagaaatgagccaagttgtttggaactctcataccaaagactcatttgataggaattagaatgattttctgctgaagtatggtcttgtggacaataagtggctttcaggtaatgatGTTTAAATTCTGCAGCAGAggtataaattgcatgtttttgggtGTAATATAGTctgatttgggtgtattatgcagatctgtaCGAAGATCGTCATATATGGATTTCAatttatctggatcaccacttctgggccgggatgagaagcacacaaaggagcgagagtatgcattcattttttaacaagttcattACCCGGAACAGCTCACTTATCCAatttgtcaaacaatacgataattgcctcggaagcagggagcaaagAGAGAGAATCCGATGCTGTAGATTTTCACAccgtcataccgtgtgcaacaaaatcTTCCATAGAAGCTCAGTTTCAACATGTGTACACTCaccaaaagtttagggaagtccaagcacaattcagaggaaagacgaattgcatcacaagattaATGAACttcgctctaggctattcagtatacgaagttggagaacaagtttcTAGCTCAAAATTCAACAAGTTTGCGGTTACTTACGACCCTGTAGCAGCACAAGTAAAATGCcagtgcttattattcgagtcaagagggatattgtgccgTCATGTCCTAAgtgtgttaagctttgaacgagtaaccCAAGTGTCACCAAGATATATATTGAAACGATGGAGTAAGAAGGTAAAGAGgtgacacacacacatcaagagcagccacgacgagccactgttggagccaagaagcaagaggtttgacgaATTGGTGTTTTGTTCGCAAAATATATGCGAATTTGTATTAGAATCCAAGGAACTGACTGCCATTCTGCACCGTGCctacgataacgtcatggttgAGATAGAAGAACTGAAAGCCAAATGGAAGGGGACATGTTCGTTATCTCACGAAgatgccaacttggaatccgttaacgagcttcaaagccctccaaggaTTTGAATAAGAGGAcatccaaaaaataggctaggttcaaaatTGGACAAACAGAGTGCAAAtgcctcaaagaagaagaaaacaaaagctCTAAGCGAGGTAAAACTGATGTTCTTTAAATAGgtggtgattgagtttaattttcttgttaatagttttgctaatatgtgagtttattaTTTCCAGTTAAACCTTTTTGATGCTACATTAGTGGTGCAaccaaattccagccaatatcacggacatattatgaattatcagtttagGGAACCAGCAGCAGGGGATAGTTTTTTGGTGTAACGCTcagttttttgggtgtatttctgaattttcttgtgtttgacatttgaattttatattttatagatCCTACTGTTTATGTTTAGAAAttattgttttgtttagtttttatggtttaaggtttagggtttaggatttagggtttagggttgaggcttttagggtttaaggtttaggtttttagagtttagggtttagagtttagggttttagAGATCCAGTAGCATGGGATAGACTGTTGGGTGTATAATGAAACTATTTGGgtgtaaaatttaattttttgggtgtaaaattcattttttttatctttttcagatGCTGCTGTTTATGTtagaaattattattttgtttagggtttaggatttaggatttaggtttttagggtttagattttagggtttaggtttttagggtttaggttttaggatttagggtttagggggtttagtgtttaggagtttaggatttaggggtttagggtttagggtttagggttttagggttttagagtttaggggtttagggggttttgggtttagggtttagatttttaggatttagggttttagggatCCATCAGTAGGGGATAGAATTTTGGGTGTATAATGAAACTATTTGGgtgtaaaattcaattttttggatgtaaaatttaatttttttttttatatttttcagatgCTGATGTTTATGTTAGAAATTATTGTTTTGTTTaggggtttaggttttaggatttagggtttggggtttagggtttagggtctaggatttagggtttagggtttagagtttagtgtttaggatttagggttttagag is a genomic window of Arachis ipaensis cultivar K30076 chromosome B06, Araip1.1, whole genome shotgun sequence containing:
- the LOC110263709 gene encoding protein FAR1-RELATED SEQUENCE 5-like; the protein is MDDSTSDCQLNQGKVDFEFESNEVLEPLYVVNDQFVPKVGMTFNTLEDAAKFYKDYAKAVSFSTRVRSTNKKGKWKSKISLTEKANPTAGLNCPARIYIHVLKDVGVWIILKVVLHHSHPYCPDQAQMLKQHRELSMSVCRAIENNEEASIRPSKTFQSFVAAAGGHCELNFIEKDVRSYITKLMLFYESAPEVYFESKELTAILHRAYDNVMVEIEELKAKWKGTCSLSHEDANLESVNELQSPPRI